A window of the Nycticebus coucang isolate mNycCou1 chromosome 3, mNycCou1.pri, whole genome shotgun sequence genome harbors these coding sequences:
- the A4GALT gene encoding lactosylceramide 4-alpha-galactosyltransferase — MSKPPHLLLCLLRAAPRQRVCTLFIIFFKFIFFISVMIYWHVVGEPKDQGQLYNLPADIPCPTLAPPIRPSSTPTPGNIFFLETSDRTNPNFLFMCSVESAARTHPESHVVVLMKGLPRGNASLPRNLGISLLGCFPNVQMLPLDLEELFRDTPLAAWYTAAQGHWEPYRLPVLSDASRIALMWKFGGIYLDTDFIVLRNLRNLTNALGIQSRYVLNGAFLAFEPQHVFMELCMHDFVAHYNGWIWGHQGPQLFTRVFKKWCAIRSLQESRACRGVTTLPPEAFYPIPWQNWRKYFEDISPKELVQLLNATYAVHVWNKKSQGTQFRAMSRALLAQLHAHYCPTTHEAMKMYL, encoded by the coding sequence ATGTCCAAGCCCCCCCACctcctgctatgtctgctccggGCTGCCCCGAGGCAACGAGTCTGCACCCTGTTCATCATCTTcttcaagttcatttttttcatctctgtCATGATCTACTGGCATGTTGTGGGAGAGCCCAAGGATCAAGGGCAGCTCTATAACCTGCCTGCAGACATCCCCTGCCCCACCTTGGCACCCCCTATCCGGCCCTCCAGCACCCCCACTCCAGGCAACATCTTCTTCCTAGAGACTTCAGACCGGACCAACCCCAACTTTCTGTTCATGTGCTCAGTGGAGTCAGCTGCCAGGACTCACCCCGAATCCCACGTGGTGGTCCTGATGAAGGGTCTGCCCCGCGGCAACGCCTCCCTGCCCCGGAACCTGGGCATCTCACTTCTGGGCTGCTTCCCCAATGTCCAGATGCTCCCGCTGGACCTGGAGGAGCTGTTCCGGGACACGCCGCTGGCAGCTTGGTACACGGCTGCGCAGGGGCACTGGGAGCCCTACCGGCTGCCGGTGCTGTCTGATGCCTCCAGGATCGCGCTCATGTGGAAGTTCGGGGGCATCTACCTGGACACAGACTTCATCGTCCTCAGGAACCTGAGGAACCTGACCAATGCACTGGGCATCCAGTCCCGCTATGTCCTCAACGGTGCCTTCCTGGCCTTCGAGCCCCAGCATGTGTTCATGGAGCTGTGCATGCACGACTTTGTGGCCCACTACAATGGCTGGATCTGGGGCCACCAGGGCCCACAGCTGTTCACACGGGTCTTCAAGAAGTGGTGTGCCATCCGCAGCCTGCAGGAGAGCCGCGCCTGCCGCGGCGTCACCACCCTGCCCCCTGAGGCCTTCTACCCCATCCCCTGGCAGAACTGGAGGAAGTACTTTGAGGACATCAGCCCCAAGGAGCTGGTCCAGCTGCTTAATGCCACCTACGCTGTCCACGTGTGGAACAAGAAGAGTCAGGGCACACAATTCAGAGCCATGTCCAGGGCACTGCTGGCCCAGCTTCACGCCCACTACTGCCCCACAACACACGAGGCCATGAAGATGTACTTGTGA